A region from the Candidatus Zixiibacteriota bacterium genome encodes:
- a CDS encoding corrinoid protein gives MEILKQLSECLQKGDTDGAAKLTQNAIDNKLDTKDILDDGLIAGMAVVGKRFKAHEIFLPDVLLAARAMYAGLDLLKPLLIKEDIPTIGKVVIGSVQGDLHDIGKNLVGIMLKGAGFEIINLGNDVAPEKFIEAAIENNADVIGMSALLTTTMPVMKKVIKLAKERGIYGKVKFIIGGAPVSDDYAKEIGADAYCFDGIKAVDSVKAFIGAA, from the coding sequence ATGGAAATTTTAAAACAGTTATCCGAATGCCTTCAGAAAGGCGATACCGATGGAGCAGCTAAGCTTACCCAAAATGCTATCGATAACAAACTTGATACGAAAGATATTCTTGATGATGGCCTGATAGCCGGTATGGCTGTTGTCGGAAAGAGATTCAAAGCGCATGAGATATTTTTGCCGGATGTTTTATTAGCAGCCCGCGCCATGTATGCCGGTTTGGATTTGTTAAAACCGCTGTTGATTAAGGAAGACATTCCTACCATAGGCAAAGTTGTTATAGGCTCGGTGCAGGGCGATCTGCATGATATCGGCAAGAACCTTGTGGGTATAATGCTTAAGGGAGCGGGGTTTGAAATAATCAATCTCGGCAATGATGTTGCGCCTGAGAAATTTATCGAGGCGGCTATAGAAAATAACGCAGATGTTATCGGCATGTCGGCACTTCTGACAACTACAATGCCGGTAATGAAAAAAGTAATCAAGCTGGCTAAAGAGCGTGGAATCTATGGCAAAGTAAAATTCATTATAGGCGGCGCGCCTGTATCTGATGATTATGCCAAAGAAATTGGCGCGGATGCCTACTGTTTCGATGGCATCAAGGCTGTCGATAGCGTCAAGGCATTTATTGGAGCTGCATGA